One Longimicrobium terrae DNA segment encodes these proteins:
- a CDS encoding SRPBCC family protein codes for MSNVAETVGSVLRGGDVNVGRTERIASTVGGSVLAILGLRRGGASGVLLAAAGAALAHRGVTGHCAVYSALGRDTTAADTGTAREQAISSGTTADGMRGEASITVQRPADELYRFWRDFRTAPRYQARIVSVQVVDDTRSRWVAEGARGRSLTWTSEVTEDVPGRRIAWRSVAASDLPNRGSVEFTPGARAGETIVRATLEFEPPAGVVGQAIASVMHQTPEEIMRSDLRAFKALMEGGAAGGAA; via the coding sequence GTGTCGAACGTGGCGGAAACGGTGGGAAGCGTGCTGCGGGGCGGCGACGTGAACGTGGGGCGGACGGAGCGGATCGCCTCCACCGTGGGCGGGAGCGTACTCGCGATTCTGGGGCTGCGGCGGGGAGGCGCGTCCGGCGTCCTCCTGGCCGCGGCGGGCGCCGCGCTGGCCCACCGCGGCGTCACCGGCCACTGCGCCGTCTACTCCGCCTTGGGCCGCGACACCACCGCGGCGGACACCGGCACGGCGCGGGAGCAGGCGATCTCGTCCGGCACGACCGCGGACGGCATGCGCGGCGAGGCGTCGATCACCGTCCAGCGCCCGGCGGACGAACTGTACCGTTTCTGGCGCGACTTCCGCACGGCGCCGCGCTACCAGGCGCGCATCGTTTCCGTCCAGGTGGTGGATGACACGCGGTCGCGCTGGGTGGCGGAGGGCGCGCGCGGCCGCAGCCTCACATGGACGTCCGAGGTGACGGAAGACGTGCCGGGGCGGCGCATCGCCTGGCGATCCGTGGCCGCGTCGGATCTGCCCAACCGCGGATCGGTGGAGTTCACCCCCGGCGCCCGCGCGGGAGAAACGATCGTCCGCGCCACGCTGGAGTTCGAGCCGCCCGCCGGCGTGGTGGGACAGGCCATCGCCAGCGTGATGCACCAGACGCCGGAGGAGATCATGCGGAGCGATCTGCGCGCCTTCAAGGCGCTGATGGAAGGCGGTGCCGCCGGGGGCGCGGCGTGA
- a CDS encoding IS4 family transposase produces MGAEWVGAEMATLELGDPRLKQRVIRMIELFSANPEASIPKACGNAADTKAAYRALSSEAVSAEEIRLAHARAASERAAGFKRVLVEQDSTGLSLGDSDSRMLGLGPMGGSGGQRGLFVHSALMSTIEGVPLGIVSQQVWAREDAAEKRGTRRKRLIEEKESFRWLETVDAVESLLPHEVEVWISGDREADIFELFAMPRRPGVELVVRATHERKLAGEGFGYLHAAVEAAAVVGEMQVHVPRSRKRKERTAALEVRACTVTLEPPRNHLGRGDLSPVCVSVVRVRETRTVPEGEAPIEWMIITTVAVHGLEEAMEVVHAYAQRWKVERYHYVLKSGCGMEDLQLADADRIERALALYNVVAWRLLYMTYVARVAPELPCTAVLEEDEWKALYVVGSTRPRALPEKPPTVREAVRMIAMLGGFMGRKRDGEPGVQSLWTGFRRLMDFTIALRRLLLSTSCG; encoded by the coding sequence ATGGGAGCGGAGTGGGTTGGGGCGGAGATGGCGACACTGGAGTTGGGTGATCCGCGGCTGAAGCAGCGGGTGATCCGGATGATCGAGTTGTTTTCGGCGAATCCGGAAGCCTCGATCCCGAAGGCATGCGGGAACGCCGCGGACACGAAGGCGGCGTATCGCGCGCTCAGTTCAGAGGCCGTGTCCGCCGAGGAGATCCGGCTGGCGCACGCGCGTGCAGCGTCGGAGCGGGCCGCCGGGTTCAAGCGCGTGCTGGTGGAGCAGGACTCGACCGGGCTGAGCCTTGGAGACTCCGACAGCCGGATGCTGGGCCTGGGTCCGATGGGTGGCTCGGGAGGACAGCGGGGGCTGTTCGTCCATTCGGCGCTGATGAGCACGATCGAGGGGGTGCCGCTGGGGATCGTCAGCCAGCAGGTGTGGGCGCGGGAGGACGCGGCAGAGAAGCGGGGGACGCGGCGGAAGCGGCTCATCGAGGAGAAGGAGAGCTTTCGCTGGCTGGAGACCGTGGACGCGGTCGAGTCCCTGCTGCCGCACGAAGTGGAGGTCTGGATCAGCGGCGATCGCGAAGCGGACATCTTCGAGCTGTTCGCCATGCCGCGCAGGCCGGGCGTGGAGTTGGTGGTCCGCGCGACGCACGAGCGGAAGCTCGCGGGCGAAGGGTTCGGCTATCTGCACGCGGCCGTGGAAGCCGCCGCGGTGGTGGGTGAGATGCAGGTGCACGTGCCGCGCTCGCGCAAGCGGAAGGAGCGTACGGCGGCGCTGGAGGTGCGAGCCTGCACCGTGACGCTGGAGCCGCCGCGCAACCACCTGGGGCGGGGCGATCTGTCGCCCGTGTGCGTCAGCGTGGTACGGGTGCGGGAAACCCGGACGGTGCCCGAGGGCGAGGCACCGATCGAATGGATGATCATCACCACGGTCGCGGTGCACGGCCTGGAGGAAGCGATGGAGGTCGTCCACGCCTATGCACAGCGCTGGAAGGTGGAGCGCTACCACTACGTGCTGAAGAGCGGCTGCGGGATGGAGGACCTGCAGTTGGCGGACGCGGACCGGATCGAACGGGCGCTGGCCCTCTACAACGTCGTCGCGTGGAGGCTGCTGTACATGACCTATGTGGCGCGCGTGGCGCCCGAACTCCCCTGTACGGCCGTGCTGGAAGAAGACGAGTGGAAGGCGCTGTACGTGGTCGGCTCCACCCGGCCGCGCGCATTGCCGGAGAAGCCGCCGACCGTGAGAGAGGCGGTACGCATGATCGCGATGCTGGGCGGCTTCATGGGGCGCAAACGGGACGGAGAACCGGGCGTCCAGTCCCTATGGACCGGCTTCCGTCGGCTCATGGACTTTACGATCGCGCTTCGGCGTCTCCTGCTCTCCACTTCCTGTGGGTAA
- a CDS encoding heme o synthase, protein MSDAIATFPPDAPLARAAGTQGGTDGEMTTATQRAGIAAARTGSGGVAQRLRDYVTLTKPRIISLLLVTTVAPMLIALGRMPSWSSVMWTMLGGYLMAGGANAINMFIDRDIDAHMPRTKLRPIPSGRMSPAHVLAFGITLGAAAFAVFALFVNLLSGVLAMSGLLYYVFIYTRWLKRTSPQNIVVGGAAGAFPPLVGWAAATGQISLTAVYMFLIVFFWTPPHFWALALVKQKDYGRVGIPMAPNVWGERETMKQMLLYTLILIPITLGPVTYGGLGAVYGVSAAVLGAWFLRDVVRVMRAADFVRPAWTLYRNSLLYLALLFAAMAVDGLVSRGEPSPGVVFVRSSPVAVTLPGERP, encoded by the coding sequence ATGTCCGACGCGATCGCCACATTCCCCCCCGACGCCCCGCTCGCCCGCGCCGCGGGCACCCAGGGCGGCACGGACGGGGAGATGACCACCGCCACGCAGCGCGCGGGCATCGCCGCCGCGCGCACGGGCTCCGGCGGCGTCGCGCAGCGCCTGCGCGACTACGTGACGCTCACCAAGCCGCGCATCATCAGCCTGCTGCTGGTGACCACGGTGGCGCCCATGCTCATTGCGCTGGGCCGCATGCCGTCGTGGTCGTCGGTCATGTGGACCATGCTGGGCGGCTACCTGATGGCGGGCGGCGCCAACGCGATCAACATGTTCATCGATCGCGACATCGACGCGCACATGCCGCGGACGAAGCTGCGCCCCATCCCCAGCGGCCGCATGTCGCCGGCGCACGTGCTGGCGTTCGGGATCACGCTGGGGGCCGCCGCGTTTGCCGTGTTCGCGCTGTTCGTGAACCTGCTCAGCGGCGTTCTGGCGATGTCCGGGCTGCTGTACTACGTCTTCATCTACACCCGCTGGCTCAAGCGCACCTCGCCGCAGAACATCGTGGTCGGCGGCGCGGCGGGCGCGTTTCCGCCGCTGGTGGGCTGGGCGGCCGCCACGGGGCAGATCTCGCTGACCGCCGTCTACATGTTCCTCATCGTCTTCTTCTGGACGCCGCCGCACTTCTGGGCCCTGGCGCTGGTGAAGCAGAAGGACTACGGCCGCGTGGGCATTCCCATGGCGCCGAACGTGTGGGGCGAGCGCGAGACGATGAAGCAGATGCTGCTGTACACGCTCATCCTCATCCCCATTACCCTGGGCCCGGTGACGTACGGCGGACTGGGCGCGGTGTACGGCGTGTCGGCCGCGGTGCTGGGCGCGTGGTTCCTGCGCGACGTGGTGCGGGTGATGCGCGCGGCGGATTTCGTCCGCCCGGCGTGGACGCTGTACCGCAACTCGCTGCTGTACCTTGCGCTGCTGTTCGCGGCGATGGCGGTGGACGGGCTGGTTTCGCGTGGCGAGCCCTCGCCCGGCGTGGTGTTCGTGCGCTCGTCCCCGGTGGCCGTCACCCTTCCCGGGGAGCGGCCGTGA
- a CDS encoding DinB family protein, with protein sequence MATATAPRADARWSAALEEHQVALAAYLDAGQTVSDAAWTQPWAPGKWSPAQITEHLAMVYRVFITEMTEGVGMRMKLTPFRRGVLRTLMLPHMLFHRTFPKAAPAPREVRPVAENLPSRTAALADLRALGERFEHELSVARASGRPGLTHPFFGVIDWNRGVRLAAVHLEHHTRQIASLARR encoded by the coding sequence ATGGCCACCGCCACCGCGCCCCGCGCCGACGCCCGCTGGTCCGCCGCGCTGGAAGAGCACCAGGTCGCGCTCGCCGCGTACCTTGACGCCGGCCAGACCGTTTCCGACGCCGCGTGGACGCAGCCGTGGGCGCCGGGCAAGTGGTCGCCCGCGCAGATTACCGAGCACCTGGCCATGGTGTACCGCGTCTTCATCACCGAGATGACGGAGGGCGTGGGGATGCGGATGAAGCTCACGCCGTTCCGCCGGGGGGTGCTGCGGACGCTGATGCTGCCGCACATGCTTTTCCATCGCACATTCCCCAAGGCGGCCCCCGCGCCGCGCGAGGTGCGCCCCGTGGCGGAAAACCTGCCCTCGCGCACGGCCGCGCTGGCGGATCTCCGCGCGCTGGGCGAGCGCTTTGAGCACGAACTGTCCGTGGCGCGCGCGTCCGGCAGGCCGGGGCTGACGCATCCGTTCTTCGGGGTGATCGACTGGAACCGCGGCGTGCGTCTCGCCGCCGTGCACCTGGAGCACCACACGCGGCAGATTGCCTCGCTCGCGCGGCGCTGA
- a CDS encoding COX15/CtaA family protein, giving the protein MTADLSARRGFARYTWLVLAYTVAVVLWGAVVRATGSGAGCGSHWPACNGQVVLRAPSLETLIEFTHRATSGILGPMVIAMVWMAWRRFPKGHPARAGAVASLILTLTEGAVGAALVKLELVAHNASVWRAAAMAVHLTNTFLLLGALALTGWWASGRPAVRLRGQGAAGALMISAVVLTILVGAMGAVTALGDTLFPKTSMGFELSAVHFLERLRVVHPIAAIGTGIFVALSGRMVRRLRPGRETERLSTALVALFGLQVMAGTVNVVLLVPVWMQLVHLLLADALWITLVLTAASVLAAEPRAEAAPLPEPASPRPAAV; this is encoded by the coding sequence ATGACCGCAGACCTTTCCGCCCGCAGGGGCTTTGCCCGGTATACCTGGCTGGTGCTGGCCTACACCGTGGCCGTGGTGCTGTGGGGCGCGGTGGTGCGCGCCACCGGCTCCGGCGCGGGATGCGGCAGCCACTGGCCCGCCTGCAACGGGCAGGTGGTGCTGCGCGCGCCGTCGCTGGAAACGCTCATCGAATTCACCCATCGCGCCACCAGCGGCATTCTGGGGCCCATGGTGATCGCCATGGTGTGGATGGCCTGGCGGCGCTTTCCCAAGGGCCATCCGGCACGCGCCGGCGCGGTTGCGTCCCTCATCCTGACGCTGACGGAAGGCGCGGTCGGCGCGGCGCTGGTGAAGCTGGAGCTGGTGGCGCACAACGCCTCCGTCTGGCGCGCCGCGGCCATGGCCGTGCACCTGACCAACACCTTTCTGCTGCTGGGCGCGCTGGCGCTGACGGGGTGGTGGGCCAGCGGCCGGCCGGCGGTGCGGCTGCGCGGGCAGGGCGCGGCGGGCGCGCTGATGATTTCCGCCGTCGTGCTCACGATTCTGGTCGGTGCGATGGGGGCGGTGACGGCGCTGGGCGATACGCTGTTCCCCAAGACGTCAATGGGATTCGAGCTTTCGGCGGTGCACTTTCTGGAGCGGCTGCGCGTGGTGCACCCCATCGCGGCCATTGGAACCGGGATCTTCGTGGCGCTCAGCGGACGGATGGTGCGGCGGCTGCGTCCGGGGCGCGAGACGGAGCGGCTGTCGACGGCGCTGGTGGCGCTGTTCGGGCTGCAGGTGATGGCGGGGACGGTGAACGTGGTGCTCCTTGTCCCCGTGTGGATGCAGCTGGTTCACCTGCTGCTGGCGGACGCGCTGTGGATCACGCTCGTCCTCACCGCGGCCTCCGTGCTGGCCGCCGAGCCCCGCGCCGAAGCCGCCCCGCTCCCCGAACCCGCGTCCCCCCGCCCCGCCGCGGTCTGA
- a CDS encoding Ig-like domain-containing protein, which yields MRKVLLTTAAVLLAAGCSDGGTEPSVPTSVAVTAVTPSLNALGATTVVHATVSDQKGRAITAAPLTWTASGTSVSVVGLGGDSAVVTAAANGSGIVTATSGTASGSTTVQVAQTAANVLKVGGDAETGQIGRVLTSQVRVQVRDRLNQPIVGQTVNFAVTGGNGSVSPASATTNTDGIASTSWTLGPAVGANTVMASFPGTTIASVTFTATGSATAQGTILLNTGNNQAAMVNTAVPVGPTVLVADAGGTALGGQTVNFSVRSGGGTITNATAVTNANGIAALGGWTLGPSAGPQEVLVTAPGVNAAPVVIRGVGCAGGGPGTTGYNITLCFTSPMTPSQAQVFRDAAARWAQVIKGDLQDLTGAVPASACAPGTPSMDMDYDDLLIFAIVEPIDGSGRVLGQAGYCYRRVNGLPVIGLMRFDAADVNDLETSGTLGAVFLHEMGHVIGVGSSLWTSMGFLQNPSSTSSVLDTYFNGPGAVAGFDAIGGTTYTGGQKVPVENTGGAGTANGHWRENVLRNELMTGYVANGANPMSLVTVRSLADLGYQVDLGAADNFFLTLALQGQQGGSASFIPRTFKLHNDELKLPQFTMDRAGRTTRMQ from the coding sequence ATGCGCAAAGTCCTGCTCACCACCGCCGCCGTTCTGCTCGCGGCGGGCTGCTCCGACGGCGGCACCGAACCGTCCGTGCCCACCTCCGTGGCGGTAACCGCGGTCACGCCCTCGCTGAACGCGCTGGGGGCCACCACTGTGGTGCACGCCACCGTGAGCGACCAGAAGGGCCGCGCCATCACCGCCGCCCCGCTCACCTGGACGGCCAGCGGCACGTCGGTCTCCGTGGTGGGGCTCGGCGGCGACAGCGCCGTGGTGACCGCGGCGGCCAACGGGTCCGGCATCGTGACCGCCACCTCCGGCACCGCGTCGGGCTCCACCACCGTGCAGGTGGCGCAGACCGCGGCCAACGTGCTCAAGGTGGGCGGCGACGCCGAAACCGGGCAGATCGGCCGCGTGCTGACCAGCCAGGTGCGCGTGCAGGTGCGCGACCGGCTCAACCAGCCCATCGTGGGCCAGACCGTGAACTTCGCCGTCACCGGCGGCAACGGATCGGTGTCGCCCGCCTCGGCCACCACCAACACGGACGGCATCGCCTCCACGTCGTGGACGCTGGGACCGGCGGTGGGCGCCAACACCGTCATGGCCAGCTTCCCCGGAACCACCATCGCGTCGGTGACCTTTACCGCCACCGGGAGCGCGACGGCGCAGGGCACCATCCTGCTCAACACCGGCAACAACCAGGCGGCCATGGTGAACACGGCGGTTCCCGTGGGCCCCACGGTGCTGGTGGCGGACGCCGGCGGCACCGCGCTGGGCGGGCAGACGGTGAACTTCAGCGTGCGCAGCGGCGGCGGCACCATCACCAACGCCACCGCGGTCACCAACGCCAACGGCATCGCCGCGCTGGGCGGCTGGACGCTGGGACCCAGTGCCGGGCCGCAGGAGGTGCTGGTGACGGCTCCGGGCGTGAACGCGGCGCCCGTAGTCATCCGCGGTGTGGGCTGCGCGGGCGGCGGACCGGGCACCACGGGCTACAACATCACGCTCTGCTTCACCTCGCCCATGACGCCGTCGCAGGCGCAGGTGTTCCGCGACGCGGCCGCGCGCTGGGCGCAGGTCATCAAGGGCGACCTGCAGGACCTGACCGGTGCCGTTCCGGCCAGCGCCTGCGCCCCCGGCACGCCGTCCATGGACATGGACTACGACGACCTGCTGATCTTCGCCATCGTGGAGCCCATCGACGGCAGCGGCCGGGTTCTGGGCCAGGCGGGCTACTGCTACCGCCGCGTGAACGGGCTTCCCGTCATCGGCCTGATGCGCTTTGACGCCGCGGACGTGAACGACCTGGAGACCAGCGGCACGCTCGGCGCGGTGTTCCTCCACGAGATGGGCCACGTGATCGGTGTGGGCTCGTCGCTGTGGACCAGCATGGGCTTCCTGCAGAACCCCAGCAGCACCAGCAGCGTGCTGGACACCTACTTCAACGGCCCGGGCGCCGTCGCGGGCTTCGACGCCATCGGCGGAACCACCTACACCGGCGGCCAGAAGGTCCCGGTGGAGAACACCGGCGGCGCCGGCACGGCCAACGGGCACTGGCGCGAAAACGTGCTGCGCAACGAGCTGATGACGGGCTACGTGGCCAACGGGGCCAACCCCATGAGCCTGGTGACCGTCCGATCGCTCGCGGACCTGGGCTACCAGGTGGATCTGGGCGCGGCCGACAACTTCTTCCTCACGCTGGCGCTGCAGGGCCAGCAGGGCGGATCGGCCAGCTTCATCCCGCGCACCTTCAAGCTGCACAACGATGAGCTGAAGCTGCCGCAGTTCACCATGGACCGCGCGGGCCGCACGACGCGCATGCAGTAA
- a CDS encoding HD-GYP domain-containing protein → MAPRVLVADDDAGVRGVLRAMLRRGDYEVVEVEDGRAALDAFERDGADLILSDLQMPRMSGLELLRRIRALDDTTGFIILTGAGTVENAVEALRLQADDYLVKPFNVDEVLFAAERALSYRRLLRENRAHQQHLRERVAEQAAQLKVLLLDALRSLAAAIETRDDYTGGHVERVARYAAATGREMGLSGEDLRALWVGALLHDVGKIGVSDAVLRKAGPLTDEEYAEMKRHPEIGAAIMARSSFLVPGLPAVLHHQEHWDGTGYPAGLRGEEISLQGRIISVVDTYDAIITRRPYRDARTSEEALAELSRCAGTQFDPGVVEAFVRAARNGFPVDPDTPAGSLD, encoded by the coding sequence ATGGCGCCGCGGGTGCTGGTGGCGGATGACGACGCCGGGGTGCGCGGCGTTCTGCGCGCCATGCTGCGCCGGGGCGACTACGAGGTGGTGGAGGTGGAGGATGGACGGGCCGCGCTGGACGCATTCGAGCGCGACGGCGCGGACCTGATCCTTTCCGACCTGCAGATGCCGCGGATGAGCGGGCTGGAGCTGCTGCGCCGCATCCGCGCGCTGGACGACACCACGGGCTTCATCATCCTCACCGGCGCGGGGACGGTGGAGAACGCGGTGGAGGCGCTGCGGCTGCAGGCGGACGACTACCTGGTAAAGCCCTTCAACGTGGACGAGGTGCTGTTCGCCGCCGAGCGGGCCCTCTCGTACCGCCGCCTGCTGCGCGAGAACCGCGCGCACCAGCAGCACCTGCGCGAGCGCGTGGCCGAGCAGGCCGCGCAGCTCAAGGTGCTGCTGCTGGACGCGCTGCGCTCCCTTGCCGCCGCCATCGAGACGCGGGACGACTACACGGGCGGCCACGTGGAGCGCGTGGCCCGCTACGCCGCCGCCACCGGGCGGGAGATGGGCCTTTCGGGCGAGGACCTGCGCGCGCTGTGGGTGGGCGCGCTGCTGCACGACGTGGGCAAGATCGGGGTGAGCGACGCGGTGCTGCGCAAGGCGGGGCCGCTGACGGACGAGGAGTACGCGGAGATGAAGCGGCATCCGGAGATCGGCGCGGCGATCATGGCGCGCAGCTCGTTCCTGGTGCCCGGCCTGCCCGCCGTCCTCCACCACCAGGAGCACTGGGACGGCACCGGCTACCCCGCCGGCCTGCGCGGGGAGGAAATCTCGCTGCAGGGCCGCATCATTTCCGTGGTGGACACGTACGACGCCATCATCACCCGCCGCCCGTACCGCGACGCACGCACGAGCGAAGAAGCGCTGGCGGAGCTGAGCCGCTGCGCGGGGACGCAGTTCGATCCGGGGGTGGTGGAGGCGTTTGTCCGCGCCGCGCGCAACGGCTTTCCCGTGGACCCCGACACCCCCGCCGGCTCCCTGGACTGA